From Oreochromis niloticus isolate F11D_XX linkage group LG1, O_niloticus_UMD_NMBU, whole genome shotgun sequence, a single genomic window includes:
- the LOC100710239 gene encoding LIM domain only protein 7 isoform X6 produces the protein MEWRQQTSVSSADAFNEAKRWIEEVTGKSFGCSDFRAALENGVLLCDLINQLKPGIIKRVNRLSTPIAGLDNVNVFLKACEKLGLNESQLFHPGDLQDISTRVTLRRDEGNRRLKNVLITIYWLGRKAHLDTLYNGPQLNFKAFEGLLGLALSKALDEGGVPVKDGSDSLCQNPEEECQYKNYMRGNSADSTDSLNSRALQPNVEGFGGGAEAEQVFKMENKQMTAHQDKAYVPPLRRKQGPEQNGSGFASPFTRASQTQVKPERPVQVNPGWIWSKSLSDIPMVYPVRKAPDANTTHDERQDTGLTRLWNQDNRRKCSVAAKDAEAQWQDDLKKWKTRRRSTKSELRTKSQDREHVMDKMINGSVTTIEKNEAKLKYQQSPWTRNTVPRPYSTTSPSKSSSDLRPHTRALLARSYATEAPFSPTVPLSSQSSTHAQGGAVAVPDGKVLGGEIHFASTALDEARVGTPSLGFPVISQTQVKSQSSTAPFQSTCELSQPENGLTNQISTHFTTLQLNETANSKSNKSPTLSMSSERKAFFNVDPELKTAGEYLSHQYDNSQEDGQKSSWEPAAEQSTAPQTPGVYKFLPRTVSWSSSASLPRGYRRSEGSSRLSSAITARPFGTKQSRVSSLPRMYNVDDNQGVLLNSEREDSPSSPSLKRQTATAQLSGQYQTNQGKQTGAGQEEQVTSSNLSSQTSFQSSGCYYRPSIQSQILPQPYSNLQSRQNRGLTFSADGSTDLPKVDHSDMRLSLTLKPNSLADFGFHTHWDSTGARVKLIQPGSPAELCQLRVDDEIMAVDGAAVAHMSYDQWKDKMASALQTGSLTMDIRRYGNKDWSTGEGTHHSQPGQSRVTLNLTAASSPVLIGCPDHHANSAAFPDTQVTQGFKSNGHTDNVMQGKVMGGELCETHRTARNKGGSESAISDLQVPSLSPPSPSWSWDLEEDRRRQEKWQEEQERLLQEKYQQDQERLEAEWRRAQQDAVDPKKSGNQKTFAMTPGDVSLARTQQQEIATPKKSRAEQSADGEKLKEFSGPTWQSNAQGVQNEKVAQQDWADGSCGFAQLSPAHRTKSLSSPVLAGPHKYSRGDQSKRKGLSVSKAEKERQQILEEMKKRTQLVTDNSWIRQRSSSFYKDPMIVGLPLKSAWAAVNISEEERMEPRFESETGSPSVNAAISNSGSPPCEQLAVLQIEE, from the exons ATGGAGTGGCGTCAGCAGACCAGTGTGAGCAGTGCAGACGCATTCAACGAGGCCAAACGCTGGATTGAG GAAGTGACTGGAAAGTCGTTTGGATGCAGTGACTTCCGTGCCGCATTAGAGAACGGAGTCCTGCTTTGCGA CCTAATTAATCAGTTGAAACCCGGAATAATCAAGAGGGTGAACAGGCTGTCTACTCCAATCGCTGGTCTG GATAACGTGAATGTTTTCCTGAAAGCCTGCGAGAAACTGGGACTAAATGAATCCCAGCTGTTTCATCCAGGTGACCTGCAGGACATCTCCACTCGTGTGACACTCAG GCGTGACGAAGGCAACAGACGACTCAAAAAT gTTCTGATAACAATTTACTGGTTGGGTCGCAAGGCTCACCTGGACACATTGTACAATGGTCCTCAGCTTAATTTTAAGGCTTTTGAGGGCCTGTTGGGGCTGGCCTTGTCCaag GCTCTAGATGAGGGTGGCGTACCTGTGAAAGACGGCAGCGATAGTTTGTGTCAAAATCCAGAAGAGGAATGTCAGTACAAAAATTACATGAGAGGCAACTCTGCAGACAGCACTGACTCCTTAAACTCCCGGGCCCTGCAGCCAAATGTTGAAG GTTTTGGAGGCGGCGCAGAAGCTGAGCAGGTATTCAAGATGGAAAACAAGCAGATGACAGCTCATCAAGACAAAGCCTATGTCCCACCACTCAGACGAAAACAAGGACCGGAGCAGAATGGAAGTGGCTTTGCGAGTCCGTTTACCAG AGCCAGTCAAACCCAGGTCAAGCCTGAGAGACCAGTTCAGGTCAATCCTGGCTGGATTTG GAGCAAATCTCTCAGTGACATCCCGATGGTGTACCCTGTGCGAAAGGCTCCTGATGCAAACACTACTCATGATGAACGTCAGGACACCGGTTTGACAAGACTGTGGAATCAAGACAACAGAAGGAAGTGTAGCGTTGCTGCCAAGGATGCTGAAGCTCAGTGGCAGGAT GACTTGAAAAAGTGGAAGACCCGTCGTAGGAGCACAAAGTCTGAACTTCGAACTAAATCACAAGACAGAGAGCATGTAATGGATAAGATGATCAACGGGTCTGTGACCACCATTGAGAAGAATGAAGCAAAACTAAA ATACCAGCAGTCACCTTGGACCAGGAACACAGTGCCTCGTCCTTACTCAACAACTTCTCCATCAAAATCAAGCTCTGATCTCCGGCCACATACTCGAGCTCTGCTGGCCCGCAGCTATGCCACCGAGGCACCTTTCAGCCCCACGGTTCCACTTAGCTCCCAGTCCTCAACCCATGCTCAA GGTGGAGCAGTGGCTGTCCCTGATGGAAAAGTCTTGGGAGGGGAGATCCACTTTGCCTCCACGGCTTTAGACGAAGCAAGAGTTGGCACGCCTTCTCTAGGCTTTCCTGTGATCTCTCAAACCCAAGTGAAATCCCAGAGCAGCACAGCTCCTTTCCAGTCCACCTGTGAACTTTCCCAGCCAGAAAATGGTCTTACAAACCAAATCTCTACTCATTTTACAACTTTACAGCTGAACGAGACCGCAAATTCTAAAAGCAACAAAAGTCCCACTTTATCCATGTCTAGTGAACGGAAAGCATTTTTTAATGTTGATCCGGAGCTTAAAACTGCTGGTGAGTATTTATCGCATCAGTACGACAACTCTCAGGAAGATGGACAGAAGTCCTCTTGGGAACCAGCGGCAGAGCAAAGCACGGCCCCGCAGACTCCAGGCGTCTACAAGTTCTTGCCCAGAACTGTTTCATGGTCCAGCTCAGCCAGCCTTCCCCGTGGTTACCGTCGGTCTGAGGGCTCATCCCGTCTCTCTTCTGCTATCACAGCCAGACCTTTTGGGACCAAGCAGTCCAGAGTGTCATCACTGCCCAGAATGTACAAT GTAGATGACAATCAGGGTGTGTTGTTGAACAGTGAGAGAGAGGATTCTCCATCTTCACCATCTCTAAAGAGACAGACTGCAACCGCCCAGCTGAGCGGTCAGTATCAGACCAACCAGGGGAAGCAGACTGGTGCAGGACAGGAAGAGCAAGTGACTAGCTCCAATCTTTCCAGCCAGACCTCCTTTCAGAGCAGTGGCTGTTACTATCGACCCTCCATTCAAAGCCAGATACTGCCTCAACCTTATTCAAATCTGCAGTCTCGTCAAAATAGAGGCTTGACCTTCTCAGCTGATGGAAGCACAGATCTTCCAAAG gtggatcacagtgacatgaGACTGAGCCTTACTCTTAAACCCAACAGTCTAGCTGACTTTGGTTTCCATACTCACTGGGACTCGACGGGGGCGAGAGTTAAGCTCATTCAGCCCG GCAGTCCAGCCGAGCTCTGCCAGCTGCGTGTCGACGACGAGATCATGGCCGTCGATGGAGCTGCGGTGGCACACATGAGCTACGACCAGTGGAAGGATAAAATGGCATCTGCCCTGCAAACCGGCAGTTTGACCATGGACATTCGGCGCTATGGCAACAAGG ATTGGAGCACCGGCGAGGGGACTCATCACAGCCAGCCAGGCCAGAGCAGGGTGACCCTCAATCTGACTGCTGCTTCTTCGCCTGTCCTGATAGGGTGCCCTGATCACCATGCCAACAGTGCTGCCTTTCCAGACACACAAGTCACACAAGGGTTCAAAAGCAATGGGCACACAGACAAC GTGATGCAGGGTAAAGTCATGGGTGGAGAACTTTGtgaaacacacagaacagcCAGAAATAAAG GAGGCTCAGAATCTGCGATATCTGAT CTCCAGGTGCCATCGCTCAGCCCCCCCTCACCCAGCTGGTCTTGGGACCTCGAGGAGGATCGCAGGCGACAGGAGAAGTGGCAGGAAGAACAGGAGCGCCTCCTACAG GAGAAATATCAGCAGGACCAGGAGAGGCTGGAAGCAGAGTGGCGGAGAGCCCAACAGGATGCAGTGGACCCCAAGAAGTCAGGG AACCAGAAGACCTTTGCGATGACCCCTGGTGATGTGAGCCTCGCCAGGACCCAGCAGCAAGAGATCGCAACGCCGAAGAaaagcagagcagagcagagcGCTGATGGGGAAAAGCTGAAAGAGTTTTCGGGGCCAACATGGCAAAGTAATgcacagggagtgcagaatgaGAAGGTTGCTCAACAAGACTG GGCTGATGGCTCATGTGGCTTTGCTCAGCTGTCCCCTGCACACAG GACAAAGTCCTTGTCTTCCCCAGTATTAGCTGGGCCTCACAAGTATTCAAGAG GGGATCAGAGTAAAAGAAAAGGACTGTCTGTGTCCAAGGCTGAGAAAGAAAGGCAGCAGATTTtagaggagatgaagaaaaggACTCAGCTTGTGACTGACAACAGCTGGATACGTCAGCgcagcagcagcttttacaAGGATcccatgattgttgggcttcctCTGAAAAG TGCGTGGGCTGCCGTCAACATCTCGGAGGAAGAGAGAATGGAGCCCAGGTTCGAATCCGAAACAGGAAGCCCTTCTGTGAACGCTGCTATTTCCAACTCAGGT TCACCCCCATGTGAGCAGCTTGCTGTACTCCAGATTGAAGAGTAA
- the LOC100710239 gene encoding LIM domain only protein 7 isoform X1 — protein MEWRQQTSVSSADAFNEAKRWIEEVTGKSFGCSDFRAALENGVLLCDLINQLKPGIIKRVNRLSTPIAGLDNVNVFLKACEKLGLNESQLFHPGDLQDISTRVTLRRDEGNRRLKNVLITIYWLGRKAHLDTLYNGPQLNFKAFEGLLGLALSKALDEGGVPVKDGSDSLCQNPEEECQYKNYMRGNSADSTDSLNSRALQPNVEGFGGGAEAEQVFKMENKQMTAHQDKAYVPPLRRKQGPEQNGSGFASPFTRASQTQVKPERPVQVNPGWIWSKSLSDIPMVYPVRKAPDANTTHDERQDTGLTRLWNQDNRRKCSVAAKDAEAQWQDDLKKWKTRRRSTKSELRTKSQDREHVMDKMINGSVTTIEKNEAKLKYQQSPWTRNTVPRPYSTTSPSKSSSDLRPHTRALLARSYATEAPFSPTVPLSSQSSTHAQGGAVAVPDGKVLGGEIHFASTALDEARVGTPSLGFPVISQTQVKSQSSTAPFQSTCELSQPENGLTNQISTHFTTLQLNETANSKSNKSPTLSMSSERKAFFNVDPELKTAGEYLSHQYDNSQEDGQKSSWEPAAEQSTAPQTPGVYKFLPRTVSWSSSASLPRGYRRSEGSSRLSSAITARPFGTKQSRVSSLPRMYNVDDNQGVLLNSEREDSPSSPSLKRQTATAQLSGQYQTNQGKQTGAGQEEQVTSSNLSSQTSFQSSGCYYRPSIQSQILPQPYSNLQSRQNRGLTFSADGSTDLPKVDHSDMRLSLTLKPNSLADFGFHTHWDSTGARVKLIQPGSPAELCQLRVDDEIMAVDGAAVAHMSYDQWKDKMASALQTGSLTMDIRRYGNKDWSTGEGTHHSQPGQSRVTLNLTAASSPVLIGCPDHHANSAAFPDTQVTQGFKSNGHTDNVMQGKVMGGELCETHRTARNKGGSESAISDLQVPSLSPPSPSWSWDLEEDRRRQEKWQEEQERLLQEKYQQDQERLEAEWRRAQQDAVDPKKSGNQKTFAMTPGDVSLARTQQQEIATPKKSRAEQSADGEKLKEFSGPTWQSNAQGVQNEKVAQQDWADGSCGFAQLSPAHRTKSLSSPVLAGPHKYSRGDQSKRKGLSVSKAEKERQQILEEMKKRTQLVTDNSWIRQRSSSFYKDPMIVGLPLKRYDSLDNLDNLRQPQSSIYSYPRPHSAAAGYVTPSRNASSRYSTGSVLYLRNPYIQSCHQARMVNGRRNCSVCGRILGSRPAMVIEALSLYFHLGCFQCVGCRQHLGGRENGAQVRIRNRKPFCERCYFQLRFTPM, from the exons ATGGAGTGGCGTCAGCAGACCAGTGTGAGCAGTGCAGACGCATTCAACGAGGCCAAACGCTGGATTGAG GAAGTGACTGGAAAGTCGTTTGGATGCAGTGACTTCCGTGCCGCATTAGAGAACGGAGTCCTGCTTTGCGA CCTAATTAATCAGTTGAAACCCGGAATAATCAAGAGGGTGAACAGGCTGTCTACTCCAATCGCTGGTCTG GATAACGTGAATGTTTTCCTGAAAGCCTGCGAGAAACTGGGACTAAATGAATCCCAGCTGTTTCATCCAGGTGACCTGCAGGACATCTCCACTCGTGTGACACTCAG GCGTGACGAAGGCAACAGACGACTCAAAAAT gTTCTGATAACAATTTACTGGTTGGGTCGCAAGGCTCACCTGGACACATTGTACAATGGTCCTCAGCTTAATTTTAAGGCTTTTGAGGGCCTGTTGGGGCTGGCCTTGTCCaag GCTCTAGATGAGGGTGGCGTACCTGTGAAAGACGGCAGCGATAGTTTGTGTCAAAATCCAGAAGAGGAATGTCAGTACAAAAATTACATGAGAGGCAACTCTGCAGACAGCACTGACTCCTTAAACTCCCGGGCCCTGCAGCCAAATGTTGAAG GTTTTGGAGGCGGCGCAGAAGCTGAGCAGGTATTCAAGATGGAAAACAAGCAGATGACAGCTCATCAAGACAAAGCCTATGTCCCACCACTCAGACGAAAACAAGGACCGGAGCAGAATGGAAGTGGCTTTGCGAGTCCGTTTACCAG AGCCAGTCAAACCCAGGTCAAGCCTGAGAGACCAGTTCAGGTCAATCCTGGCTGGATTTG GAGCAAATCTCTCAGTGACATCCCGATGGTGTACCCTGTGCGAAAGGCTCCTGATGCAAACACTACTCATGATGAACGTCAGGACACCGGTTTGACAAGACTGTGGAATCAAGACAACAGAAGGAAGTGTAGCGTTGCTGCCAAGGATGCTGAAGCTCAGTGGCAGGAT GACTTGAAAAAGTGGAAGACCCGTCGTAGGAGCACAAAGTCTGAACTTCGAACTAAATCACAAGACAGAGAGCATGTAATGGATAAGATGATCAACGGGTCTGTGACCACCATTGAGAAGAATGAAGCAAAACTAAA ATACCAGCAGTCACCTTGGACCAGGAACACAGTGCCTCGTCCTTACTCAACAACTTCTCCATCAAAATCAAGCTCTGATCTCCGGCCACATACTCGAGCTCTGCTGGCCCGCAGCTATGCCACCGAGGCACCTTTCAGCCCCACGGTTCCACTTAGCTCCCAGTCCTCAACCCATGCTCAA GGTGGAGCAGTGGCTGTCCCTGATGGAAAAGTCTTGGGAGGGGAGATCCACTTTGCCTCCACGGCTTTAGACGAAGCAAGAGTTGGCACGCCTTCTCTAGGCTTTCCTGTGATCTCTCAAACCCAAGTGAAATCCCAGAGCAGCACAGCTCCTTTCCAGTCCACCTGTGAACTTTCCCAGCCAGAAAATGGTCTTACAAACCAAATCTCTACTCATTTTACAACTTTACAGCTGAACGAGACCGCAAATTCTAAAAGCAACAAAAGTCCCACTTTATCCATGTCTAGTGAACGGAAAGCATTTTTTAATGTTGATCCGGAGCTTAAAACTGCTGGTGAGTATTTATCGCATCAGTACGACAACTCTCAGGAAGATGGACAGAAGTCCTCTTGGGAACCAGCGGCAGAGCAAAGCACGGCCCCGCAGACTCCAGGCGTCTACAAGTTCTTGCCCAGAACTGTTTCATGGTCCAGCTCAGCCAGCCTTCCCCGTGGTTACCGTCGGTCTGAGGGCTCATCCCGTCTCTCTTCTGCTATCACAGCCAGACCTTTTGGGACCAAGCAGTCCAGAGTGTCATCACTGCCCAGAATGTACAAT GTAGATGACAATCAGGGTGTGTTGTTGAACAGTGAGAGAGAGGATTCTCCATCTTCACCATCTCTAAAGAGACAGACTGCAACCGCCCAGCTGAGCGGTCAGTATCAGACCAACCAGGGGAAGCAGACTGGTGCAGGACAGGAAGAGCAAGTGACTAGCTCCAATCTTTCCAGCCAGACCTCCTTTCAGAGCAGTGGCTGTTACTATCGACCCTCCATTCAAAGCCAGATACTGCCTCAACCTTATTCAAATCTGCAGTCTCGTCAAAATAGAGGCTTGACCTTCTCAGCTGATGGAAGCACAGATCTTCCAAAG gtggatcacagtgacatgaGACTGAGCCTTACTCTTAAACCCAACAGTCTAGCTGACTTTGGTTTCCATACTCACTGGGACTCGACGGGGGCGAGAGTTAAGCTCATTCAGCCCG GCAGTCCAGCCGAGCTCTGCCAGCTGCGTGTCGACGACGAGATCATGGCCGTCGATGGAGCTGCGGTGGCACACATGAGCTACGACCAGTGGAAGGATAAAATGGCATCTGCCCTGCAAACCGGCAGTTTGACCATGGACATTCGGCGCTATGGCAACAAGG ATTGGAGCACCGGCGAGGGGACTCATCACAGCCAGCCAGGCCAGAGCAGGGTGACCCTCAATCTGACTGCTGCTTCTTCGCCTGTCCTGATAGGGTGCCCTGATCACCATGCCAACAGTGCTGCCTTTCCAGACACACAAGTCACACAAGGGTTCAAAAGCAATGGGCACACAGACAAC GTGATGCAGGGTAAAGTCATGGGTGGAGAACTTTGtgaaacacacagaacagcCAGAAATAAAG GAGGCTCAGAATCTGCGATATCTGAT CTCCAGGTGCCATCGCTCAGCCCCCCCTCACCCAGCTGGTCTTGGGACCTCGAGGAGGATCGCAGGCGACAGGAGAAGTGGCAGGAAGAACAGGAGCGCCTCCTACAG GAGAAATATCAGCAGGACCAGGAGAGGCTGGAAGCAGAGTGGCGGAGAGCCCAACAGGATGCAGTGGACCCCAAGAAGTCAGGG AACCAGAAGACCTTTGCGATGACCCCTGGTGATGTGAGCCTCGCCAGGACCCAGCAGCAAGAGATCGCAACGCCGAAGAaaagcagagcagagcagagcGCTGATGGGGAAAAGCTGAAAGAGTTTTCGGGGCCAACATGGCAAAGTAATgcacagggagtgcagaatgaGAAGGTTGCTCAACAAGACTG GGCTGATGGCTCATGTGGCTTTGCTCAGCTGTCCCCTGCACACAG GACAAAGTCCTTGTCTTCCCCAGTATTAGCTGGGCCTCACAAGTATTCAAGAG GGGATCAGAGTAAAAGAAAAGGACTGTCTGTGTCCAAGGCTGAGAAAGAAAGGCAGCAGATTTtagaggagatgaagaaaaggACTCAGCTTGTGACTGACAACAGCTGGATACGTCAGCgcagcagcagcttttacaAGGATcccatgattgttgggcttcctCTGAAAAG ATATGACTCTCTGGATAATCTTGATAATTTGCGTCAGCCCCAATCCTCAATCTATAGTTACCCTCGACCACACTCGGCTGCTGCAGGTTACGTTACACCGAGTAGGAATGCCTCTTCGCGATACAGCACTGGATCAGTATTATACCTGAGAAATCCTTACATACAGTCCTGTCATCAGGCCAG GATGGTCAATGGCAGGAGGAATTGCTCTGTCTGTGGGCGTATCCTTGGTAGTAGACCAGCTATGGTCATAGAGGCCCTTAGTCTCTACTTCCACCTTGGCTGTTTCCAG TGCGTGGGCTGCCGTCAACATCTCGGAGGAAGAGAGAATGGAGCCCAGGTTCGAATCCGAAACAGGAAGCCCTTCTGTGAACGCTGCTATTTCCAACTCAGGT TCACCCCCATGTGA
- the LOC100710239 gene encoding LIM domain only protein 7 isoform X4 gives MEWRQQTSVSSADAFNEAKRWIEEVTGKSFGCSDFRAALENGVLLCDLINQLKPGIIKRVNRLSTPIAGLDNVNVFLKACEKLGLNESQLFHPGDLQDISTRVTLRRDEGNRRLKNVLITIYWLGRKAHLDTLYNGPQLNFKAFEGLLGLALSKALDEGGVPVKDGSDSLCQNPEEECQYKNYMRGNSADSTDSLNSRALQPNVEGFGGGAEAEQVFKMENKQMTAHQDKAYVPPLRRKQGPEQNGSGFASPFTRASQTQVKPERPVQVNPGWIWSKSLSDIPMVYPVRKAPDANTTHDERQDTGLTRLWNQDNRRKCSVAAKDAEAQWQDDLKKWKTRRRSTKSELRTKSQDREHVMDKMINGSVTTIEKNEAKLKYQQSPWTRNTVPRPYSTTSPSKSSSDLRPHTRALLARSYATEAPFSPTVPLSSQSSTHAQGGAVAVPDGKVLGGEIHFASTALDEARVGTPSLGFPVISQTQVKSQSSTAPFQSTCELSQPENGLTNQISTHFTTLQLNETANSKSNKSPTLSMSSERKAFFNVDPELKTAGEYLSHQYDNSQEDGQKSSWEPAAEQSTAPQTPGVYKFLPRTVSWSSSASLPRGYRRSEGSSRLSSAITARPFGTKQSRVSSLPRMYNVDDNQGVLLNSEREDSPSSPSLKRQTATAQLSGQYQTNQGKQTGAGQEEQVTSSNLSSQTSFQSSGCYYRPSIQSQILPQPYSNLQSRQNRGLTFSADGSTDLPKVDHSDMRLSLTLKPNSLADFGFHTHWDSTGARVKLIQPGSPAELCQLRVDDEIMAVDGAAVAHMSYDQWKDKMASALQTGSLTMDIRRYGNKDWSTGEGTHHSQPGQSRVTLNLTAASSPVLIGCPDHHANSAAFPDTQVTQGFKSNGHTDNVMQGKVMGGELCETHRTARNKGGSESAISDLQVPSLSPPSPSWSWDLEEDRRRQEKWQEEQERLLQEKYQQDQERLEAEWRRAQQDAVDPKKSGNQKTFAMTPGDVSLARTQQQEIATPKKSRAEQSADGEKLKEFSGPTWQSNAQGVQNEKVAQQDWADGSCGFAQLSPAHRTKSLSSPVLAGPHKYSRGDQSKRKGLSVSKAEKERQQILEEMKKRTQLVTDNSWIRQRSSSFYKDPMIVGLPLKRYDSLDNLDNLRQPQSSIYSYPRPHSAAAGYVTPSRNASSRYSTGSVLYLRNPYIQSCHQASAWAAVNISEEERMEPRFESETGSPSVNAAISNSGSPPCEQLAVLQIEE, from the exons ATGGAGTGGCGTCAGCAGACCAGTGTGAGCAGTGCAGACGCATTCAACGAGGCCAAACGCTGGATTGAG GAAGTGACTGGAAAGTCGTTTGGATGCAGTGACTTCCGTGCCGCATTAGAGAACGGAGTCCTGCTTTGCGA CCTAATTAATCAGTTGAAACCCGGAATAATCAAGAGGGTGAACAGGCTGTCTACTCCAATCGCTGGTCTG GATAACGTGAATGTTTTCCTGAAAGCCTGCGAGAAACTGGGACTAAATGAATCCCAGCTGTTTCATCCAGGTGACCTGCAGGACATCTCCACTCGTGTGACACTCAG GCGTGACGAAGGCAACAGACGACTCAAAAAT gTTCTGATAACAATTTACTGGTTGGGTCGCAAGGCTCACCTGGACACATTGTACAATGGTCCTCAGCTTAATTTTAAGGCTTTTGAGGGCCTGTTGGGGCTGGCCTTGTCCaag GCTCTAGATGAGGGTGGCGTACCTGTGAAAGACGGCAGCGATAGTTTGTGTCAAAATCCAGAAGAGGAATGTCAGTACAAAAATTACATGAGAGGCAACTCTGCAGACAGCACTGACTCCTTAAACTCCCGGGCCCTGCAGCCAAATGTTGAAG GTTTTGGAGGCGGCGCAGAAGCTGAGCAGGTATTCAAGATGGAAAACAAGCAGATGACAGCTCATCAAGACAAAGCCTATGTCCCACCACTCAGACGAAAACAAGGACCGGAGCAGAATGGAAGTGGCTTTGCGAGTCCGTTTACCAG AGCCAGTCAAACCCAGGTCAAGCCTGAGAGACCAGTTCAGGTCAATCCTGGCTGGATTTG GAGCAAATCTCTCAGTGACATCCCGATGGTGTACCCTGTGCGAAAGGCTCCTGATGCAAACACTACTCATGATGAACGTCAGGACACCGGTTTGACAAGACTGTGGAATCAAGACAACAGAAGGAAGTGTAGCGTTGCTGCCAAGGATGCTGAAGCTCAGTGGCAGGAT GACTTGAAAAAGTGGAAGACCCGTCGTAGGAGCACAAAGTCTGAACTTCGAACTAAATCACAAGACAGAGAGCATGTAATGGATAAGATGATCAACGGGTCTGTGACCACCATTGAGAAGAATGAAGCAAAACTAAA ATACCAGCAGTCACCTTGGACCAGGAACACAGTGCCTCGTCCTTACTCAACAACTTCTCCATCAAAATCAAGCTCTGATCTCCGGCCACATACTCGAGCTCTGCTGGCCCGCAGCTATGCCACCGAGGCACCTTTCAGCCCCACGGTTCCACTTAGCTCCCAGTCCTCAACCCATGCTCAA GGTGGAGCAGTGGCTGTCCCTGATGGAAAAGTCTTGGGAGGGGAGATCCACTTTGCCTCCACGGCTTTAGACGAAGCAAGAGTTGGCACGCCTTCTCTAGGCTTTCCTGTGATCTCTCAAACCCAAGTGAAATCCCAGAGCAGCACAGCTCCTTTCCAGTCCACCTGTGAACTTTCCCAGCCAGAAAATGGTCTTACAAACCAAATCTCTACTCATTTTACAACTTTACAGCTGAACGAGACCGCAAATTCTAAAAGCAACAAAAGTCCCACTTTATCCATGTCTAGTGAACGGAAAGCATTTTTTAATGTTGATCCGGAGCTTAAAACTGCTGGTGAGTATTTATCGCATCAGTACGACAACTCTCAGGAAGATGGACAGAAGTCCTCTTGGGAACCAGCGGCAGAGCAAAGCACGGCCCCGCAGACTCCAGGCGTCTACAAGTTCTTGCCCAGAACTGTTTCATGGTCCAGCTCAGCCAGCCTTCCCCGTGGTTACCGTCGGTCTGAGGGCTCATCCCGTCTCTCTTCTGCTATCACAGCCAGACCTTTTGGGACCAAGCAGTCCAGAGTGTCATCACTGCCCAGAATGTACAAT GTAGATGACAATCAGGGTGTGTTGTTGAACAGTGAGAGAGAGGATTCTCCATCTTCACCATCTCTAAAGAGACAGACTGCAACCGCCCAGCTGAGCGGTCAGTATCAGACCAACCAGGGGAAGCAGACTGGTGCAGGACAGGAAGAGCAAGTGACTAGCTCCAATCTTTCCAGCCAGACCTCCTTTCAGAGCAGTGGCTGTTACTATCGACCCTCCATTCAAAGCCAGATACTGCCTCAACCTTATTCAAATCTGCAGTCTCGTCAAAATAGAGGCTTGACCTTCTCAGCTGATGGAAGCACAGATCTTCCAAAG gtggatcacagtgacatgaGACTGAGCCTTACTCTTAAACCCAACAGTCTAGCTGACTTTGGTTTCCATACTCACTGGGACTCGACGGGGGCGAGAGTTAAGCTCATTCAGCCCG GCAGTCCAGCCGAGCTCTGCCAGCTGCGTGTCGACGACGAGATCATGGCCGTCGATGGAGCTGCGGTGGCACACATGAGCTACGACCAGTGGAAGGATAAAATGGCATCTGCCCTGCAAACCGGCAGTTTGACCATGGACATTCGGCGCTATGGCAACAAGG ATTGGAGCACCGGCGAGGGGACTCATCACAGCCAGCCAGGCCAGAGCAGGGTGACCCTCAATCTGACTGCTGCTTCTTCGCCTGTCCTGATAGGGTGCCCTGATCACCATGCCAACAGTGCTGCCTTTCCAGACACACAAGTCACACAAGGGTTCAAAAGCAATGGGCACACAGACAAC GTGATGCAGGGTAAAGTCATGGGTGGAGAACTTTGtgaaacacacagaacagcCAGAAATAAAG GAGGCTCAGAATCTGCGATATCTGAT CTCCAGGTGCCATCGCTCAGCCCCCCCTCACCCAGCTGGTCTTGGGACCTCGAGGAGGATCGCAGGCGACAGGAGAAGTGGCAGGAAGAACAGGAGCGCCTCCTACAG GAGAAATATCAGCAGGACCAGGAGAGGCTGGAAGCAGAGTGGCGGAGAGCCCAACAGGATGCAGTGGACCCCAAGAAGTCAGGG AACCAGAAGACCTTTGCGATGACCCCTGGTGATGTGAGCCTCGCCAGGACCCAGCAGCAAGAGATCGCAACGCCGAAGAaaagcagagcagagcagagcGCTGATGGGGAAAAGCTGAAAGAGTTTTCGGGGCCAACATGGCAAAGTAATgcacagggagtgcagaatgaGAAGGTTGCTCAACAAGACTG GGCTGATGGCTCATGTGGCTTTGCTCAGCTGTCCCCTGCACACAG GACAAAGTCCTTGTCTTCCCCAGTATTAGCTGGGCCTCACAAGTATTCAAGAG GGGATCAGAGTAAAAGAAAAGGACTGTCTGTGTCCAAGGCTGAGAAAGAAAGGCAGCAGATTTtagaggagatgaagaaaaggACTCAGCTTGTGACTGACAACAGCTGGATACGTCAGCgcagcagcagcttttacaAGGATcccatgattgttgggcttcctCTGAAAAG ATATGACTCTCTGGATAATCTTGATAATTTGCGTCAGCCCCAATCCTCAATCTATAGTTACCCTCGACCACACTCGGCTGCTGCAGGTTACGTTACACCGAGTAGGAATGCCTCTTCGCGATACAGCACTGGATCAGTATTATACCTGAGAAATCCTTACATACAGTCCTGTCATCAGGCCAG TGCGTGGGCTGCCGTCAACATCTCGGAGGAAGAGAGAATGGAGCCCAGGTTCGAATCCGAAACAGGAAGCCCTTCTGTGAACGCTGCTATTTCCAACTCAGGT TCACCCCCATGTGAGCAGCTTGCTGTACTCCAGATTGAAGAGTAA